The Planctellipticum variicoloris DNA window GACGGCCGTTGCGGCCGCCTGGTCTCCCCAGGCGACAGCCACGCCCTGGCCGACGCCATTGCCGACTGCATCGCCCATCCCGACGCCTGGCAGTCGTATGTCCCGACGGCTCGCCACCGCGTCGAACAGGCCTACTCTGTCGAGGAAAGTGTGGCCGCTGTGGAAACGCTGCTGCTGCAGGTAACAGCCGCCAGCCATTCGGCGCAATGACCTGCAAGCCAGATGAAATGAGCCCCGCAGCATCGTCTGCTGCGGGGCTCTGTCTCGCTCACATTTTCCGACGGGGCAGGTCGGTTGGACTGCTGAAATCCCATACCTCCCGCGTTCTCTTCTCGGCTCCTTCGCGGCGAAAACTTCTTCTTGTCCGAGAGCGTGGACTACCGACCGGCATTCTTCGGCTTTGGGGCCGGCCAGAGCGGCGATGTGACGTGCGCCTCGTCCATGAACTTCACGCCCTGCGCGGCAATCTCAGGCTGGTCTTTCGCCAGATCGTGCTCTTCGCCGAGGTCGCTGGCGAGGTTGTAAACCTGCGCCGGGCCGGTCCCGAATGGCTTGCGAATGACTTTCCAGTCGCCGAAGCGGACCGCTTGCAAAGAACCTCCTTCGTAGAATTCCCAGTACAGATACTCGTGCTGCTTCTGCTCTGCAGAACGCCCCAGCAATTCGGGGGCGAAGCTGATTCCATCGAGATTCTGCGGCGGCGTTCCACCGGCAATTTCGACGAACGTCGGAAAGAGGTCGCCGAAGTAGCCGACGAATTTCGACTCTTTTCCGGCCGGCACATGGCCGGGCCAGCGGGCGATCAGCGGCACGCGGACGCCGCCGTCCGTCAAGTCGCGCTTGTAGCCGCGAACGGGGCCGTTGGGATTGAAGAACGTAGGATCCTGGCCGCCCTCTTTATGGGGACCGTTGTCGGAACTGAAGAGCACGAGCGTTTTGTCGTCGATCCTCAGTTCTTTCACGCGATCCAGCAGCCGGCCGACGTCCGCATCCATCCGGGTGATCATCGCCGCCTGGCCCTTGAGCGGACTGCTCCAGTCGCGGTCGGCGTAGGGGCCGTAATCGGGGACTTCCTGGCCGTCCTTCAGTTCCCGCGTCCGCTCGTTGTTGGCATGCGGCACGGTCAGAGCCAGATACAGGAAGAACGGGCGCTGGCTGTTGGCCTCGACGAACTTGAGCGCCTCCGCAGCGAACAGATCGCCCGCGTACTCCACGCGCGTCGTCGCATAGCCCGCCCCGCTGTCTCCGATCGGAACGATGACATTCTGCAGCGGGACGCGCGTCTCGCCGCGCCAGAGATGATCCGGGAAGTGGTTGTGGGCGTGCTGCTGGTCGAGGAAGCCAAAGAATTCGTCAAAGCCCTGCCGGTTGGGATGGCCGGTGTCGCCGACCTCTC harbors:
- a CDS encoding arylsulfatase; translated protein: MPSIARRLIAPTIGLLLLHAVPALAAEQTPKPNIIFILADDLGYGDLGCYGQTLIQTPRLDRMAREGMRFTDFYAGATVCAPSRSVLMTGQHTGHTRVRGNAPRTNRAPQTLLPEDVTVAERLHDLGYRTSLVGKWGLGEVGDTGHPNRQGFDEFFGFLDQQHAHNHFPDHLWRGETRVPLQNVIVPIGDSGAGYATTRVEYAGDLFAAEALKFVEANSQRPFFLYLALTVPHANNERTRELKDGQEVPDYGPYADRDWSSPLKGQAAMITRMDADVGRLLDRVKELRIDDKTLVLFSSDNGPHKEGGQDPTFFNPNGPVRGYKRDLTDGGVRVPLIARWPGHVPAGKESKFVGYFGDLFPTFVEIAGGTPPQNLDGISFAPELLGRSAEQKQHEYLYWEFYEGGSLQAVRFGDWKVIRKPFGTGPAQVYNLASDLGEEHDLAKDQPEIAAQGVKFMDEAHVTSPLWPAPKPKNAGR